In Flavobacterium enshiense, the genomic stretch ATAAACCGATAAACCCGGACATCATGAACCCGCCAATAACACCAAGGAAAATAACCAGTACGGGAACGGAGGCTCCTTTGCCTAAAAGCAGTGGTTTCAACACATTGTCGGATAAGCCGCTAACCGCGAAAAATATTGACCATAAAATAGCTGTAGTAGTACTGTCGCCGCTTGAAAAAAGGTAAATGATTACCCCGATATTAATGATGATAGGGCCGATTTGTAAAATGGATAATATCAGACAGATCAGAGTCAGGACTCCCGCAAAAGGGACACCACAGAGAAACAATCCAAAGGCCTGGATGATGGTTTGTATTACCGCTACTCCTAAAATTCCTTTCACCACCTGATATACTGTAGAAACAGTTATATCTACAATTTCTTCTCCTTTTTTGGGTCCGGCGACTCTCATAATTAAATCTGTGGCTAGATCCTGAGAGCTTTTGGACGTCATCAGGAATCCGGCGATAATAAGCGAAAGGATGATTTGAAGGAACGTCAGTCCGGAACTAACAATGCTTCCCAATACTATTTTGGAAACCTCCACAATTTGTTCTTTGTAGTCCGTAACGGCTTTTTCAATATTAACAGATGCCGCATTCAAGAAGTTGTATATTTTGTCTCCGATAATAGGCCAATCCTTCATCTTTTCGGCCGGAGTGTCTATTTTTAATGTTCCGGCTTCCATTTGGTCTTTTACGTCAATAATGCTGCCAACAACTGAATTAAAAAAAGTAACAGTAGGCACAATGATAAGGAGCAATATGACCGTTATTATTAAAAATGAAGCCAGACCTCTGCGTCCCTTTAATTTTTTCTGGACAAAATTATATAAGGGATGTATTATAATGGCAAAGATGATTGCCCAGAGGATAGGCATTGTAAAAGGGAGTAATAGCCTAATACAGAATCCCATGATAAGGAATATCATTCCCAATTGCAGGATGATGTCGAATAGCGTTTTGCTATTAAAATCGGAATTGTTTTTCATGCCCTTTGGTTTTTATAAGTTAGTGAATCGGATAAAAGTTGAATTGTCAGGTTTTGTTTTTTCTGAGATCAGGGGTATTACTGTCCGATACCAGACGTCCGATCAGAATAACAGGATACAACACGCCAAAAATTGCTTCCATCTGTACCATGGAGCGCGCTATCGGATGCAGTGGAAGGATTTCACCATAACCTGTAGTGGTGATTGTGATATAACTGAAATACAAAAAATTGGCTTCCAGACTGTTTCGTTCAAATGGAGGCAGGGTAATCTGAAATGCCCCTTCAATATCTTGAAATATATATAAATAAATAATAGACCAGAGGTTGGCCATCAGCATATAAACCACCACCGATCCCACTACACGGAAAATAGTTACAGGCCCGGGTTCGAATACTTTTATGAGAACTAATATGATAAGCAGCAAAAGGGCTGCAATCGAAAGGATGAAGTCGGCAACCACAATGAAATTACTGGTATTGAAAAGACTGATCCAGCCAACAACTACAAACAAAACAGGAATAATGGAAATCAGTTTGGCTTGCTTTTTAGTGGTCTCCAATGCAAAAATACCCGACAAAAGAAAGAGCACCCAGAAAATCTGCATGGCTAACTTTAAAAAGGAATAGCTTCCAAACAACGGAATAAAAAGAAAGTGCATGATGAAAAGCAAAACCAGCATGCTTAAAAGCCCGTCTTCTTTGTCCCACAAGTGATTGAATAATCGATATTGTTTTGCTTTGACCATAAGGTTTTATTTTTAAATGGAAGTCAATCAGTAATTGAAAAAAACAAAAAGAACGAGTTGCACTTAAATGGGTATAGGCTCGACTTCAACTCTTCCGAGCGGCCTTCTTCCCAATCGGAAAAGCAAAATAATCAGAACCGGTAAAAAACAAATGGCAGACAATACCAGATAAACATCTTTATAAGCAAGTAAAATAGCAGCTTGGGAAGTTTGGTTGGAAAGACTCTTCTCGGCCATTTTTTGCGCTTCTGTTTCGGACAAGCCTTTGTGTAAATATACGTTTTTTGTTTGAATTAACTGATCTTCAGCTAACTGATTTGTAGGGGATAACTGCTGACTTAGGCCTGTTTTATGATGAATATTCGCGTTGCTAATCATCGTTCCCAAGATGGCACTTCCCAGCAATACGGCCAGAACAACACGGCAAATGACACCGCTCATCATTCGGGAATCGCCTAATTTTTTAGGGATCCCTTCCGCTAAATAAAGCGATGAGGTTGGATACAGAAACCCGATTGCCAATCCTTTGATAACAAAAGGTTCCATAAAATCGGAAGGACTTATTTCGGGGTAAAACCTGAAGAAGAGTATCATGTGGTATAGGCCGTAGCAGGTGAATCCCATAATCCAAACTGTACCGATGTAAATTTTTTTGTATAAAAGATAGGTTGTTAATGGAATCGCTATGAAAATACCGATCAGCATGGATAAATGGGTCCGGGCTTCATACAAAGGATCGAAGCCAAGCACATTGCCCATGAATCCCGAAACAACGCTCCCTGTGCCATTAATGGCTCCAATATAGAAAAACAGAAACGAGCCTATTGCCACATTGGAGTATTTGAATACGTCAG encodes the following:
- a CDS encoding AI-2E family transporter, translating into MKNNSDFNSKTLFDIILQLGMIFLIMGFCIRLLLPFTMPILWAIIFAIIIHPLYNFVQKKLKGRRGLASFLIITVILLLIIVPTVTFFNSVVGSIIDVKDQMEAGTLKIDTPAEKMKDWPIIGDKIYNFLNAASVNIEKAVTDYKEQIVEVSKIVLGSIVSSGLTFLQIILSLIIAGFLMTSKSSQDLATDLIMRVAGPKKGEEIVDITVSTVYQVVKGILGVAVIQTIIQAFGLFLCGVPFAGVLTLICLILSILQIGPIIINIGVIIYLFSSGDSTTTAILWSIFFAVSGLSDNVLKPLLLGKGASVPVLVIFLGVIGGFMMSGFIGLFVGPIVFSIGYRLFDAWMHEGKVVTKENTNVSSSVPGESHEGVEL
- a CDS encoding MFS transporter, encoding MVKIKKGSVFILIGLYVLTIPFFNTLNITAYDNSQILGHFGESTTAFTYSSYIPVFAMLAFLPLGIRIAKQLPLRTMVLSVSFLAILFNTASLYTTSIGWFTVWRSLLSIISIVGIFATMIPIILKYNPAFNMAIMYGIMQFILQGSQHIYKYLGTSFTSLHDWTFSVYFLNANFFIGIILAWIFYRKDIAPMKGVFQFDWRGWFLMILLFTDILFLCAEGQTRNWFQDPKIASAVAFGLIIIGVYILHTRFTEDPLIDPDVFKYSNVAIGSFLFFYIGAINGTGSVVSGFMGNVLGFDPLYEARTHLSMLIGIFIAIPLTTYLLYKKIYIGTVWIMGFTCYGLYHMILFFRFYPEISPSDFMEPFVIKGLAIGFLYPTSSLYLAEGIPKKLGDSRMMSGVICRVVLAVLLGSAILGTMISNANIHHKTGLSQQLSPTNQLAEDQLIQTKNVYLHKGLSETEAQKMAEKSLSNQTSQAAILLAYKDVYLVLSAICFLPVLIILLFRLGRRPLGRVEVEPIPI
- a CDS encoding potassium channel family protein; the protein is MVKAKQYRLFNHLWDKEDGLLSMLVLLFIMHFLFIPLFGSYSFLKLAMQIFWVLFLLSGIFALETTKKQAKLISIIPVLFVVVGWISLFNTSNFIVVADFILSIAALLLLIILVLIKVFEPGPVTIFRVVGSVVVYMLMANLWSIIYLYIFQDIEGAFQITLPPFERNSLEANFLYFSYITITTTGYGEILPLHPIARSMVQMEAIFGVLYPVILIGRLVSDSNTPDLRKNKT